A single Oncorhynchus gorbuscha isolate QuinsamMale2020 ecotype Even-year unplaced genomic scaffold, OgorEven_v1.0 Un_scaffold_2186, whole genome shotgun sequence DNA region contains:
- the LOC124025128 gene encoding LOW QUALITY PROTEIN: group XIIA secretory phospholipase A2-like (The sequence of the model RefSeq protein was modified relative to this genomic sequence to represent the inferred CDS: inserted 1 base in 1 codon), whose product MPTNCNYFXSTGAVIMHHNSCIPVFLVNLLSFYGFLSCVSCSKEPETPDWRMTLKTIRNGIHNIDKYLNVALDLFGGQDGLCHYECSDGYKPEPRPGYKPNPPNGCGSPLFGFQFDIGIPSLTKCCNQHDRCYDTCNRDKHDCDDEFQECLETICRRLQKMLGLAQSVQACENTVTLLFEAVMHMGCKPYMDSQRDSCICKFEVKRDL is encoded by the exons ATGCCGACCAATTGCAACTATT CTAGCACCGGTGCTGTCATCATGCATCATAACAGTTGTATCCCGGTTTTTCTCGTTAACTTACTATCTTTCTATGGATTTCTGAGCTGTGTGTCATGTAGTAAGGAACCTGAAACACCGGACTGGCGGATGACTTTAAAAACCATTCGCAATGGGATCCATAACATTGACAAATACCTCAACGTTGCTCTGGACTTATTTGGAGGACAAGATGGACTGTGTCACTATGAATGCAGCGATG GTTACAAACCAGAACCCCGGCCTGGTTACAAACCAAACCCACCCAATGGATGTGGGTCACCCCTGTTCGGATTCCAG TTTGACATCGGCATCCCGTCCTTGACCAAGTGCTGTAACCAGCACGACCGTTGCTATGACACCTGTAACCGTGATAAACACGACTGTGACGATGAGTTCCAGGAATGCCTGGAGACCATCTGTAGGAGATTACAGAAGATGTTGGGACTTGCCCAGAGTGTCCAAG cgtGTGAGAATACTGTGACCCTGCTGTTTGAGGCTGTCATGCACATGGGGTGTAAACCTTACATGGACAGCCAGAGAGACTCCTGCATATGCAAATTTGAAGTCAAGAGGGATCTATGA
- the LOC124025127 gene encoding LOW QUALITY PROTEIN: caspase-6-like (The sequence of the model RefSeq protein was modified relative to this genomic sequence to represent the inferred CDS: inserted 2 bases in 1 codon): MSCPGNKDTKVTGSLEKDNKTSQTTGPSENLTETDGYLCSSSFSMDPAEEYKMNHKRRGLALIFNQEHFYWHLRMPXRNGTNADRSNLVRRFEDLNFEVQAFDNLKVEEVLDQISQAAEANHADADCFACVFLSHGENDHVYAYDDKIAIQDITALFKGDKCKSLVGKPKIFILQACRGDKHDDPVTPMDVVDSEVKTNKVVVDAGVVYTLPAGADFIMCYSVAEGYYSHRETINGSWYIQDLCGAMRKFGDSLEFTELLTLVNRKVSMRSVGNCNDKTAIGKKQVPCFASMLTRKLYFRPKKQ, encoded by the exons ATGTCGTGTCCAGGGAATAAAGACACTAAAG TCACAGGAAGCTTGGAAAAAGACAACAAAACATCCCAGACGACAG GTCCTAGTGAGAACCTTACAGAAACAGATGGGTATTTATGCAG CAGTTCTTTCTCTATGGACCCGGCGGAGGAGTATAAGATGAACCACAAGCGGCGAGGCCTGGCTCTCATCTTCAACCAGGAGCACTTCTACTGGCATCTGAGGATGCC CCGCAACGGGACCAATGCTGACCGCTCCAATCTGGTCAGAAG ATTTGAGGACTTGAACTTTGAAGTGCAGGCCTTTGATAATCTGAAGGTGGAGGAAGTTCTGGATCAAATCAGTCAGG CGGCTGAGGCCAACCATGCTGATGCAGACTGCTTCGCGTGCGTCTTTCTGAGCCACGGAGAGAACGACCACGTCTATGCTTATGACGACAAGATCGCTATCCAGGACATCACTGCCCTGTTCAAAGGAGACAAGTGTAAGAGCCTGGTGGGCAAGCCCAAGATCTTCATACTACAG GCGTGTCGTGGGGACAAGCATGACGATCCAGTGACCCCCATGGACGTGGTGGACAGCGAAGTGAAGACCAACAAGGTGGTGGTGGACGCTGGGGTGGTCTACACCCTCCCTGCTGGCGCTGACTTCATCATGTGTTACTCTGTGGCTGAAG GCTACTATTCCCACCGCGAGACGATCAACGGCTCCTGGTACATCCAGGACCTGTGTGGGGCCATGCGGAAGTTCGGGGATTCCCTGGAGTTCACGGAGCTCCTGACCCTGGTCAACAGGAAGGTGTCCATGAGGAGCGTGGGGAATTGTAACGACAAGACCGCCATCGGGAAGAAACAGGTCCCCTGCTTCGCTTCCATGCTCACCAGGAAGCTCTACTTCCGACCCAAGAAGCAGTAA